A window of the Oncorhynchus keta strain PuntledgeMale-10-30-2019 unplaced genomic scaffold, Oket_V2 Un_contig_5194_pilon_pilon, whole genome shotgun sequence genome harbors these coding sequences:
- the LOC127925149 gene encoding uncharacterized protein LOC127925149 isoform X2 codes for MRSVLSLEEGYGVERGERSGLGRVYFSNQDYYQRLEQLQRTHLRNMAELEKMYICTRSKVNKKDNQEECLEREGRDNQDLQPSVTWESQSSGSMPVRRLQRILSDEELNFHEETSGDVSDQSGDGVDVSDQSGDGVGGDGEEEDNHYELLLEEREEDSHSPGAWRRKDKPLRNSLRDSQSCCPESVTTTTTTTTRKQPSSTSSSRSQLQIQLQLRGCCPMSQGRNQGRNLSNTGRRTRGESYRGDGGPDNSRGTVTVPEPFRMMMREEEKKRRKVRTRSEVELENFLLRRELDELRECGMKFRASPAPAHTRLPLYDVISRRLSQWPGYHPGNHRVNFGNYRCVTVSGGNQRASSCSPQRPFSFLERERRKREQRIEVELGNLVAKEERRAFKARPVPRSVYYSHSATHRQQSKVQQQQLTSQKKLKNMTHQHSTRSTPGLRAEGPGEKRGDTEEGEDQGLTLVEKEKSFRLKKEGLPSYDSNSYWRSQSRSRRPSIKMGTGGPRKQLELQIDMESERRKDRERELSYIDPLCTPGSPNNLCSSLVSQEDLPLPAGKTDYISVCKSRDQVVESVL; via the exons ATGCGGAGCGTTCTCTCTCTGGAGGAAGGATACGGcgtggagagaggggagcgcTCAGGCCTGGGACGCGTCTACTTCTCCAATCAG GACTACTACCAGAGGCTGGAGCAGCTGCAGAGAACCCACCTGAGGAACATGGCTGAGCTGGAGAAGATGTATATCTGTACAAGGTCAAAGGTCAACAAGAAGGACAATCAGGAGGAGTGtttggagagagagggcagagacaaTCAGGATCTCCAACCCAG tGTCACGTGGGAAAGCCAGAGCTCTGGCTCTATGCCAGTGAGGCGACTGCAGAGAATCCTTTCAGACGAGGAGCTGAACTTCCACGAGGAGACGTCCGGCGACGTGTCTGACCAATCAGGAGACGGTGTTGACGTGTCTGACCAATCAGGAGACGGTGTTGGTGGAgacggagaagaggaggataacCATTATGAACTGCTgctggaagagagagaag AGGACAGCCACAGCCCCGGGGCCTGGAGAAGGAAAGACAAACCCCTCAGGAACAGTCTCAG GGACAGTCAGTCCTGCTGTCCAGAGAGtgtgaccaccaccaccaccaccaccacccgtaAGCAGCCATCATCTACGTCATCATCGAGGAGCCAGCTCCAGATCCAGCTCCAGCtgagaggctgctgccccatGAGCCAGGGCAGAAACCAGGGAAGAAACCTGAGCAACACAGGGAGGAGAACCAGAGGCGAGAGCTATAGGGGGGATGGAGGTCCTGATAACTCCAGGGGGACTGTGACCGTCCCCGAGCCGTTCAGGATgatgatgagggaggaggagaagaagaggaggaag GTCAGGACGCGTTCAGAGGTGGAGCTGGAGAACTTCCTGCTGCGCCGGGAGCTGGACGAGCTGAGGGAGTGTGGCATGAAGTTCCGGGCCTCGCCGGCGCCCGCCCACACTCGCCTGCCGCTCTACGACGTCATCAGCCGACGCCTCAGCCAGTGGCCCGGTTACCATCCCGGTAACCACAGAGTTAACTTCGGTAATTATCGGTGTGTCACGGTCAGCGGTGGCAACCAGCGGGCCTCCTCCTGCTCACCCCAGAGACCGTTCAGcttcctggagagagagaggaggaagagggagcagAGGATTGAAGTGGAACTGGGGAACCTGGTGgccaaagaggagaggagggcattCAAGGCCAGGCCGGTGCCCAGGTCTGTGTACTACAGCCACAGCGCCACCCACAGGCAGCAGAGCAaagtgcagcagcagcagctgacgAGTCAGAAGAAACTGAAGAACATGACCCACCAACACAGCACGCGATCTACACCAGGCTTGCGGGCCGAGGGtccaggagagaagaggggggacaCAGAGGAGGGCGAGGACCAGGGCCTAACGCTTGTGGAGAAAGAGAAGAGTTTTCGCCTAAAAAAGGAGGGACTCCCGTCCTACGACAGCAATAGCTACTGGCGTTCTCAGAGCCGGAGCAGGCGTCCGTCGATCAAGATGGGGACGGGGGGACCTAGGAAGCAGCTTGAGCTCCAGATAGACATGGAGTCTGAGaggaggaaggatagagagagggagttgtCTTACATCGACCCACTCTGTACCCCTGGCAGCCCCAACAACCTCTGTTCGTCTCTCGTCAGTCAGGAGGACCTCCCTCTCCCAGCAGGAAAAACAGACTACATCAGCGTGTGTAAAAGCCGTGATCAAGTCGTTGAAAGTGTTCTGTAA
- the LOC127925149 gene encoding uncharacterized protein LOC127925149 isoform X1, whose product MAVLYRSPSLQSSELLALYGREADPYRGRDRGPGYEEYDVDSEGSEEERDDMRSVLSLEEGYGVERGERSGLGRVYFSNQDYYQRLEQLQRTHLRNMAELEKMYICTRSKVNKKDNQEECLEREGRDNQDLQPSVTWESQSSGSMPVRRLQRILSDEELNFHEETSGDVSDQSGDGVDVSDQSGDGVGGDGEEEDNHYELLLEEREEDSHSPGAWRRKDKPLRNSLRDSQSCCPESVTTTTTTTTRKQPSSTSSSRSQLQIQLQLRGCCPMSQGRNQGRNLSNTGRRTRGESYRGDGGPDNSRGTVTVPEPFRMMMREEEKKRRKVRTRSEVELENFLLRRELDELRECGMKFRASPAPAHTRLPLYDVISRRLSQWPGYHPGNHRVNFGNYRCVTVSGGNQRASSCSPQRPFSFLERERRKREQRIEVELGNLVAKEERRAFKARPVPRSVYYSHSATHRQQSKVQQQQLTSQKKLKNMTHQHSTRSTPGLRAEGPGEKRGDTEEGEDQGLTLVEKEKSFRLKKEGLPSYDSNSYWRSQSRSRRPSIKMGTGGPRKQLELQIDMESERRKDRERELSYIDPLCTPGSPNNLCSSLVSQEDLPLPAGKTDYISVCKSRDQVVESVL is encoded by the exons GAGTATGATGTGGATTCAGAGGGcagcgaggaggagagagacgacATGCGGAGCGTTCTCTCTCTGGAGGAAGGATACGGcgtggagagaggggagcgcTCAGGCCTGGGACGCGTCTACTTCTCCAATCAG GACTACTACCAGAGGCTGGAGCAGCTGCAGAGAACCCACCTGAGGAACATGGCTGAGCTGGAGAAGATGTATATCTGTACAAGGTCAAAGGTCAACAAGAAGGACAATCAGGAGGAGTGtttggagagagagggcagagacaaTCAGGATCTCCAACCCAG tGTCACGTGGGAAAGCCAGAGCTCTGGCTCTATGCCAGTGAGGCGACTGCAGAGAATCCTTTCAGACGAGGAGCTGAACTTCCACGAGGAGACGTCCGGCGACGTGTCTGACCAATCAGGAGACGGTGTTGACGTGTCTGACCAATCAGGAGACGGTGTTGGTGGAgacggagaagaggaggataacCATTATGAACTGCTgctggaagagagagaag AGGACAGCCACAGCCCCGGGGCCTGGAGAAGGAAAGACAAACCCCTCAGGAACAGTCTCAG GGACAGTCAGTCCTGCTGTCCAGAGAGtgtgaccaccaccaccaccaccaccacccgtaAGCAGCCATCATCTACGTCATCATCGAGGAGCCAGCTCCAGATCCAGCTCCAGCtgagaggctgctgccccatGAGCCAGGGCAGAAACCAGGGAAGAAACCTGAGCAACACAGGGAGGAGAACCAGAGGCGAGAGCTATAGGGGGGATGGAGGTCCTGATAACTCCAGGGGGACTGTGACCGTCCCCGAGCCGTTCAGGATgatgatgagggaggaggagaagaagaggaggaag GTCAGGACGCGTTCAGAGGTGGAGCTGGAGAACTTCCTGCTGCGCCGGGAGCTGGACGAGCTGAGGGAGTGTGGCATGAAGTTCCGGGCCTCGCCGGCGCCCGCCCACACTCGCCTGCCGCTCTACGACGTCATCAGCCGACGCCTCAGCCAGTGGCCCGGTTACCATCCCGGTAACCACAGAGTTAACTTCGGTAATTATCGGTGTGTCACGGTCAGCGGTGGCAACCAGCGGGCCTCCTCCTGCTCACCCCAGAGACCGTTCAGcttcctggagagagagaggaggaagagggagcagAGGATTGAAGTGGAACTGGGGAACCTGGTGgccaaagaggagaggagggcattCAAGGCCAGGCCGGTGCCCAGGTCTGTGTACTACAGCCACAGCGCCACCCACAGGCAGCAGAGCAaagtgcagcagcagcagctgacgAGTCAGAAGAAACTGAAGAACATGACCCACCAACACAGCACGCGATCTACACCAGGCTTGCGGGCCGAGGGtccaggagagaagaggggggacaCAGAGGAGGGCGAGGACCAGGGCCTAACGCTTGTGGAGAAAGAGAAGAGTTTTCGCCTAAAAAAGGAGGGACTCCCGTCCTACGACAGCAATAGCTACTGGCGTTCTCAGAGCCGGAGCAGGCGTCCGTCGATCAAGATGGGGACGGGGGGACCTAGGAAGCAGCTTGAGCTCCAGATAGACATGGAGTCTGAGaggaggaaggatagagagagggagttgtCTTACATCGACCCACTCTGTACCCCTGGCAGCCCCAACAACCTCTGTTCGTCTCTCGTCAGTCAGGAGGACCTCCCTCTCCCAGCAGGAAAAACAGACTACATCAGCGTGTGTAAAAGCCGTGATCAAGTCGTTGAAAGTGTTCTGTAA